From one Azospirillum ramasamyi genomic stretch:
- a CDS encoding class I SAM-dependent methyltransferase: protein MSDWSAGYVSDIEYLPGFYREQGPAHLTLSCLINGIAPPSTANGFDYCELGCGHGTTVALFAAANPQGRFHAVDFHPAHIARARDAAEAAGLTNISFHEASFAEMAEGAGPELPEFDFVTLHGVYSWVSPMNRGAIARFLAKKLKPGGVVYVSYNAMPGWAPMMPLQRLLYEYSGLVHQRSDVQVKAGLDFAEQLYKAGAKILGDDAMFGKLRGETKAKNSTEQSVYLAHEYLNGSWQPLYHVDVARELGEAKLTYAGSATLFENYPDLSLTPDQRQALDSIGVPSLRETFKDYCVGRPFRRDVFVRGARRISVGKRDAMLMDMAMAMILPRADARTTIQVPLGEATLEAKHYEPIFDALAEGPRRIGDLMELPEIRRAGGNLSAVEIAGMLTGSNQAIPVLNPPERVDPLPGVLAHNRAAANELATSEGRKSTALAASIGGAGLHVSTMEALLYDGLCEGVPEALDPLVAHAMRRLDAPENADEGSRKAIADSMGWCMANSLPVWRKLGMIG, encoded by the coding sequence ATGAGCGACTGGAGCGCCGGCTATGTGTCGGACATCGAATATCTGCCGGGCTTCTACCGCGAACAGGGGCCGGCGCATCTGACGCTGAGCTGCCTGATCAACGGCATCGCCCCGCCCTCCACGGCCAACGGGTTCGACTATTGCGAACTCGGCTGCGGCCACGGCACGACGGTGGCGCTGTTCGCGGCGGCCAACCCGCAGGGGCGGTTCCATGCGGTGGACTTCCACCCCGCCCACATCGCCCGCGCCCGCGATGCCGCCGAGGCCGCCGGCCTGACCAACATCAGCTTCCATGAGGCGAGCTTCGCCGAGATGGCGGAGGGCGCAGGGCCGGAGCTGCCGGAATTCGACTTCGTCACGCTGCATGGCGTCTACAGCTGGGTCAGCCCGATGAACCGCGGCGCCATCGCCCGCTTCCTGGCGAAGAAGCTGAAGCCGGGCGGCGTGGTCTATGTCAGCTACAACGCCATGCCCGGCTGGGCGCCGATGATGCCGCTGCAGCGGCTGCTCTACGAATATTCAGGTCTGGTCCACCAGCGCAGCGACGTGCAGGTCAAGGCCGGCCTGGACTTCGCCGAACAGCTCTACAAGGCCGGGGCCAAGATCCTCGGCGACGATGCGATGTTCGGCAAGCTGCGCGGCGAGACCAAGGCCAAGAACAGCACCGAACAGTCGGTCTATCTGGCGCACGAGTATCTGAACGGCAGCTGGCAGCCGCTCTACCATGTCGATGTCGCCCGCGAACTGGGTGAGGCGAAGCTGACCTATGCCGGCTCCGCCACGCTGTTCGAGAACTACCCGGACCTGTCGCTGACGCCCGACCAGCGTCAGGCGCTGGACAGCATCGGCGTGCCGAGCCTGCGCGAGACCTTCAAGGACTATTGCGTCGGCCGTCCCTTCCGCCGCGACGTCTTCGTCCGCGGCGCGCGCCGCATCAGCGTGGGCAAGCGCGACGCGATGCTGATGGACATGGCGATGGCGATGATCCTCCCGCGCGCCGACGCCCGCACCACCATCCAGGTGCCGCTGGGCGAGGCGACGCTGGAGGCCAAGCATTACGAGCCGATCTTCGACGCGCTGGCCGAGGGGCCGCGCCGCATCGGCGACCTGATGGAGTTGCCGGAAATCCGCCGGGCCGGCGGCAACCTGTCGGCGGTGGAGATCGCCGGGATGCTGACCGGCTCCAACCAGGCCATTCCGGTCCTGAACCCGCCGGAAAGGGTGGACCCGCTGCCCGGCGTTCTGGCCCACAACCGCGCCGCCGCCAACGAACTCGCCACCAGCGAGGGACGCAAGAGCACCGCGCTCGCCGCGTCGATCGGCGGCGCCGGCCTGCATGTCAGCACGATGGAGGCGCTGCTCTATGACGGCCTCTGCGAAGGCGTGCCGGAGGCGCTGGACCCGCTGGTCGCCCACGCGATGCGCCGCCTGGATGCGCCGGAGAACGCCGACGAGGGCAGCCGCAAGGCCATCGCCGACAGCATGGGCTGGTGCATGGCCAACAGCCTGCCGGTCTGGCGCAAGCTGGGCATGATCGGATGA
- the tssG gene encoding type VI secretion system baseplate subunit TssG: protein MARPRRQPPASVIDRLFRAPHRFDFFQAVRVLEWQARRDARDPRTARRHAVGHDHDPREEVVRLRAETSLTFPGNQVAGAEPGADGRPPTVVGAFLGLVGPLGVLPQHYTELMIRSLRERNRALRDFFDVFHHRSFSLFYRAWAKYRLPVSFERGQGQREPDPVSTTLSSFVGIGQPSLSKRLVVEDETLLHYSGLMSRGTRSAADLQAMLSDFLGRPVTVESFVGGWLPIAPDGQTRLPSLSDPEGQHCRLGIDALAGDRAWDVQGKFRLRIGPLNHDQFRDFMPEGREFRKLQDLVRMYVGPELDFELQVTLQAPEVPAARLAAGDDDPNAARLGWNGWVLHAPSPVERKDAVFPMQDL, encoded by the coding sequence ATGGCCCGCCCGCGCCGGCAACCGCCCGCTTCTGTAATCGACCGGCTGTTCCGCGCGCCCCACCGCTTCGACTTCTTCCAGGCGGTGCGGGTGCTGGAATGGCAGGCCCGGCGCGACGCGCGCGATCCGCGCACCGCGCGCCGCCATGCCGTGGGCCACGACCATGACCCGCGCGAGGAGGTCGTGCGCCTGCGTGCCGAAACCTCGCTGACCTTCCCCGGCAATCAGGTGGCCGGGGCGGAGCCGGGTGCGGACGGGCGCCCGCCGACGGTGGTCGGAGCCTTCCTGGGGCTGGTCGGCCCGCTTGGCGTGCTGCCGCAGCACTATACCGAGTTGATGATCCGCTCCTTGCGCGAGCGGAACCGGGCGCTGCGCGACTTTTTCGACGTCTTCCATCACCGCAGCTTCTCGCTGTTCTACCGGGCCTGGGCCAAGTACCGGCTGCCGGTGTCCTTCGAGCGCGGCCAGGGACAGCGCGAGCCCGACCCGGTCAGCACCACGCTGTCCAGCTTCGTCGGCATCGGCCAGCCTTCGCTGAGCAAGCGGCTGGTGGTGGAGGACGAGACCCTCCTGCATTATTCCGGCCTGATGTCGCGCGGCACCCGCTCGGCCGCCGATCTGCAGGCGATGCTGTCGGACTTCCTCGGCCGCCCGGTGACGGTGGAGAGCTTCGTCGGCGGCTGGCTGCCGATCGCGCCGGACGGTCAGACCCGCCTGCCCAGCCTGTCCGATCCCGAGGGCCAGCACTGCCGGCTGGGGATCGACGCGCTGGCCGGCGACCGCGCCTGGGACGTGCAGGGCAAGTTCCGCCTGCGCATCGGCCCGCTGAACCACGACCAGTTCCGCGACTTCATGCCGGAAGGCCGGGAGTTCCGGAAGCTGCAGGATCTGGTCCGCATGTATGTGGGGCCGGAACTGGATTTCGAGCTTCAGGTGACCTTGCAGGCGCCCGAGGTTCCCGCCGCCCGGCTCGCCGCCGGCGACGACGATCCCAACGCCGCGCGGCTCGGCTGGAACGGCTGGGTGCTGCACGCGCCGAGCCCGGTCGAGCGCAAGGACGCGGTTTTCCCGATGCAGGATTTGTAA
- the tssF gene encoding type VI secretion system baseplate subunit TssF — MADELLPYYNRELTYLRRMAAEFSEAHPKIAGRLRLSADAVEDPHVARLLEGVAFLNARISRKLDDEYPELVDTLLDVLYPHYLAPIPSMAVVQMKSSPDLTGSHTVPKGTELETEALRGETCRFRTVYPATLWPIELDQAVLAGRPLVAPPNPRAGDAVASLRLTLRCRVPEMTFTELAPDTLRFFLRGQPQQVYALHELIFNNAVSVALADDPRDPNAVILGPDAIRPVGFGEDEGMLPYPARSHGGYRLLTEYFAFPEKFLFFDLHVSPKVLRRAGNTLEIFIYLNSTDGDLERAVSKDNFALGCTPVVNLFRQRAEPVALTQTQHEHRVVPDARRPGALEVYSVDGVLATDPDGKQRRFLPFYGLRHGGVEAVSRTYYTASRRPAGGRDPGTEVHLALVDLDFDPSSPAESVLSVETTCLNRDLPGQLPYGGGHPHLKLTEGMAAVAGLSCLTPPTPTLRIAERKGHRWRLVSHLLLNHLSISGGAEGTEALREILRLYDFRDSAETRGIADGIVKVTTKRGTARAPSRPGDVAWGDAMCRGIDIGIEFDPQRFSGSGMFLLAMILDHFLGLYCSINSFTRLTATVKGRTGVLRTWPARAGNRPLL; from the coding sequence GTGGCTGACGAACTCCTCCCATACTACAACCGCGAGCTGACCTATCTTCGCCGCATGGCGGCGGAGTTCTCGGAGGCGCATCCGAAGATCGCCGGCCGGCTGCGGCTCAGCGCGGATGCGGTGGAGGATCCGCATGTCGCCCGCCTGCTGGAAGGCGTCGCCTTCCTCAACGCCCGCATCAGCCGCAAGCTGGACGACGAGTATCCAGAGCTGGTGGACACGCTGCTCGACGTGCTCTACCCGCATTATCTGGCGCCGATCCCGTCGATGGCGGTGGTGCAGATGAAGAGCAGCCCGGACCTGACCGGCTCGCACACCGTGCCCAAGGGAACGGAGCTGGAGACGGAGGCGCTGCGCGGGGAAACCTGCCGCTTCCGCACCGTCTATCCCGCGACGCTCTGGCCGATCGAACTGGATCAGGCGGTGCTCGCCGGCCGGCCGCTGGTGGCGCCGCCCAACCCGCGCGCGGGCGACGCGGTGGCCTCGCTGCGCCTGACCCTGCGCTGCCGCGTGCCGGAAATGACCTTCACCGAGCTGGCGCCCGACACCTTGCGCTTCTTCCTGCGCGGCCAGCCGCAGCAGGTCTATGCCCTGCACGAACTGATCTTCAACAACGCGGTCTCGGTGGCGCTGGCCGACGATCCGCGCGACCCGAACGCGGTGATCCTCGGTCCAGACGCCATCCGCCCGGTCGGCTTCGGCGAGGACGAGGGCATGCTGCCCTACCCCGCCCGCTCCCATGGCGGCTACCGGCTGCTGACCGAGTATTTCGCCTTCCCGGAAAAGTTCCTGTTCTTCGATCTCCACGTCTCGCCGAAGGTGCTGCGCCGCGCCGGCAACACGCTGGAGATCTTCATCTATCTGAACAGCACCGACGGCGACCTGGAACGCGCGGTGTCGAAGGACAATTTCGCGCTCGGTTGCACCCCGGTGGTCAACCTGTTCCGCCAGCGGGCGGAGCCGGTCGCCCTGACCCAGACCCAGCACGAGCATCGCGTGGTTCCCGATGCCCGCCGCCCCGGCGCGCTGGAGGTCTATTCGGTGGACGGCGTGCTCGCCACCGATCCCGACGGGAAGCAGCGGCGCTTCCTGCCCTTCTACGGCCTGCGCCATGGCGGCGTCGAAGCGGTCAGCCGCACCTATTACACCGCCAGCCGCCGCCCGGCCGGCGGGCGCGATCCCGGCACCGAGGTGCATCTGGCGCTGGTCGATCTTGATTTCGACCCGTCGAGCCCGGCGGAATCGGTGCTGTCGGTGGAGACGACCTGCCTCAACCGCGACCTGCCGGGACAACTGCCCTATGGCGGCGGCCACCCGCATCTGAAGCTGACGGAGGGGATGGCGGCGGTCGCCGGCCTGTCCTGCCTGACGCCGCCGACGCCGACCCTGCGCATCGCCGAGCGCAAGGGCCACCGCTGGCGCCTCGTGTCCCACCTGCTGCTGAACCACCTGTCGATCTCCGGCGGGGCGGAGGGGACGGAGGCGCTGCGCGAGATCCTGCGGCTCTACGACTTCCGCGATTCCGCCGAGACCCGCGGCATCGCCGACGGCATCGTCAAGGTGACGACCAAACGCGGCACCGCGCGGGCGCCGTCCCGGCCGGGCGACGTCGCCTGGGGCGACGCCATGTGCCGGGGCATCGACATCGGCATCGAGTTCGACCCGCAGCGCTTCAGCGGCAGCGGCATGTTCCTGCTGGCGATGATCCTCGACCATTTCCTGGGGCTGTACTGCTCGATCAATTCCTTCACGCGGCTGACCGCTACGGTCAAGGGCCGCACCGGAGTGCTTCGCACATGGCCCGCCCGCGCCGGCAACCGCCCGCTTCTGTAA
- the tssE gene encoding type VI secretion system baseplate subunit TssE, with product MDRNQSITLSVLDRLLDDTPEHVAPRPHTVADLRAAIRRDLENLLNTRRRVLGWPDDLTELADSILGYGCHDLLVENVATESRRREVVAQIEAAIRRWEPRFAHLAVSMVENSDPADRTLRFRIEALIHADPAPEPMVFDSVVDPTSNMVTVTSKARG from the coding sequence ATGGATCGCAACCAGTCCATCACCCTGTCCGTCCTGGACCGTCTGCTCGACGACACGCCGGAGCATGTGGCGCCGCGACCGCACACCGTGGCGGATCTGCGGGCGGCCATCCGGCGCGACCTGGAGAACCTGCTGAACACCCGGCGGCGGGTGCTGGGCTGGCCGGACGACCTGACGGAGCTGGCGGACTCGATCCTCGGCTACGGCTGCCATGACCTGTTGGTGGAGAATGTCGCCACCGAATCCCGCCGGCGCGAGGTGGTGGCGCAGATCGAGGCGGCGATCCGCCGGTGGGAGCCGCGCTTCGCCCATCTGGCGGTGAGCATGGTCGAGAACAGCGATCCGGCCGACCGCACCCTGCGCTTCCGGATCGAGGCGCTGATCCATGCCGACCCGGCGCCCGAGCCGATGGTCTTCGATTCGGTGGTCGATCCCACCTCCAACATGGTCACCGTGACGAGCAAGGCCCGTGGCTGA
- a CDS encoding type VI secretion system accessory protein TagJ, with product MSETAAQLFQAGRLDEAIAALNGEIKKKPTDLDRRVFLAELLSFSGNLERADLQLDTIGTQEPQVAVTMALFRQLVRAEQARRQLFADGRVPEFIDQPADHLRLHLEALVALRAGDTAEALAKLAQAEEMRPPVSGSHDGTSFDDFRDLDDLTGGFFEVYTSTGKYFWIATETVELVEFRAPQRPRDLLWRPAHMVVRGGPDGEVYLPTLYGGAPADADDALKLGRATDWSEDAPVRGTGQRCFLVGEESVPMLQLGTLEFSGAV from the coding sequence ATGAGCGAAACCGCAGCCCAACTGTTCCAGGCTGGCCGTCTCGACGAGGCGATCGCCGCGCTGAACGGCGAGATCAAGAAGAAGCCGACCGATCTCGACCGCCGCGTCTTCCTGGCCGAGCTGCTGAGCTTCTCCGGCAATCTGGAGCGCGCCGACCTGCAGCTCGACACCATCGGCACGCAGGAGCCGCAGGTGGCCGTCACCATGGCGCTGTTCCGCCAGCTGGTGCGGGCCGAGCAGGCGCGGCGCCAGCTGTTCGCCGACGGCCGCGTGCCGGAATTCATCGACCAGCCGGCCGACCATCTGCGCCTGCATCTGGAGGCGCTGGTCGCGCTGCGCGCCGGCGACACCGCCGAGGCTTTGGCCAAGCTGGCCCAGGCCGAGGAGATGCGCCCGCCGGTGTCCGGCAGCCATGACGGCACGTCCTTCGACGATTTCCGCGACCTGGACGACCTGACCGGCGGCTTCTTCGAGGTCTACACCAGCACCGGCAAGTATTTCTGGATCGCCACCGAGACGGTGGAGCTGGTCGAGTTCCGCGCCCCCCAGCGCCCGCGCGACCTGCTGTGGCGCCCGGCCCACATGGTGGTGCGCGGCGGCCCGGACGGCGAGGTGTATCTGCCCACGCTGTACGGCGGCGCCCCGGCCGACGCCGATGATGCGCTGAAGCTGGGCCGGGCGACGGACTGGTCGGAGGATGCGCCGGTGCGCGGGACCGGCCAGCGCTGCTTCCTCGTCGGCGAGGAGAGCGTTCCGATGCTGCAGCTTGGCACGCTGGAGTTCTCCGGGGCGGTGTGA
- the tssC gene encoding type VI secretion system contractile sheath large subunit encodes MTEAAAEIHADDAEATVLERPLRLRAVDMALGRDDAGPLDAFLAADGPGEALRLWFGITLPVHDSLDKLRAALDRDIAAIDALLSEQVNAILHHKRFQSLEGSWRGVRALVKQSQNAETVVLRLLNLTWPELCRDQERAIEFDQSQLFNKVYSDEFGMPGGRPFGVLLCDYAVQHRPTKERPTDDVSGLKGLAQVAAAAFAPAIVGAAPELFGLETFHELGLPLDLKSVLRQAEYQRWQRFQETEDSRFVGVALPRVLMREPYGDDPQARHGFRFREESVGGASGYGGGMRLEDHCWGNAVFAFGTVLIRSFLQHGWFADIRGAQRDVVGGGLVTELVVPDFATDSVRVAQKFSVEVSISDQLERDLDDLGFIPVSRCKDTPYLVFYGNQSVQRVGQFTTATATANARLSAMLRYMFCVARFAHFMKVMVRDRVGSFVTPEECERDLQSWLHGYCLGNDDASLDQKARYPLREGSIQVRAIPGKPGNYQCVIHLRPHFQLDQVFSTFKLVTELAQTGGAA; translated from the coding sequence ATGACCGAGGCAGCGGCCGAAATTCATGCTGACGACGCGGAGGCAACGGTCCTTGAACGGCCGTTGCGTCTGCGGGCGGTCGACATGGCGCTCGGCCGCGACGATGCCGGCCCGCTCGATGCCTTCCTGGCGGCCGATGGCCCCGGGGAGGCGTTGCGGCTGTGGTTCGGCATCACGCTTCCCGTACATGACAGTCTGGACAAGCTGCGCGCCGCCCTCGACCGCGACATCGCGGCGATCGACGCGCTGCTGTCCGAACAGGTCAACGCCATCCTGCACCACAAGCGCTTCCAGTCGCTGGAAGGCTCCTGGCGCGGGGTGCGCGCGCTGGTGAAGCAGTCGCAGAACGCCGAGACGGTGGTGCTGCGCCTGCTCAACCTGACCTGGCCCGAACTGTGCCGCGACCAGGAACGCGCCATCGAGTTCGACCAGAGCCAGCTGTTCAACAAGGTCTACAGCGACGAGTTCGGCATGCCCGGCGGCCGCCCCTTCGGCGTGCTGCTGTGCGACTACGCCGTCCAGCATCGCCCGACCAAGGAGCGGCCGACCGACGACGTGTCCGGCCTCAAGGGGCTGGCGCAGGTCGCCGCCGCCGCCTTCGCGCCCGCCATCGTCGGTGCGGCGCCCGAGCTGTTCGGCCTGGAGACCTTCCACGAGCTCGGCCTGCCGCTCGACCTGAAATCGGTGCTGCGGCAGGCGGAATACCAGCGCTGGCAGCGCTTCCAGGAAACCGAGGATTCGCGGTTCGTCGGCGTGGCCCTGCCGCGCGTGCTGATGCGCGAGCCCTATGGCGACGATCCGCAGGCCCGCCACGGCTTCCGCTTCCGCGAGGAATCGGTCGGCGGTGCCAGTGGATACGGGGGCGGCATGCGGCTGGAGGACCATTGCTGGGGCAATGCCGTCTTCGCCTTCGGCACCGTGCTGATCCGCTCCTTCCTTCAGCATGGCTGGTTCGCCGACATCCGCGGCGCGCAGCGCGACGTGGTGGGCGGCGGATTGGTGACCGAGCTGGTGGTGCCGGATTTCGCCACCGACAGCGTCAGGGTGGCGCAGAAGTTCTCGGTCGAGGTCTCGATCTCCGACCAGTTGGAGCGCGATCTCGACGACCTCGGATTCATCCCGGTCAGCCGCTGCAAGGACACGCCCTATCTGGTCTTCTACGGCAACCAGTCGGTCCAGCGGGTCGGCCAGTTCACCACCGCGACGGCGACGGCCAACGCCCGGCTGTCGGCGATGCTGCGCTACATGTTCTGCGTCGCCCGCTTCGCCCATTTCATGAAGGTGATGGTGCGCGACCGCGTCGGCTCCTTCGTCACGCCGGAGGAATGCGAGCGCGACCTGCAGAGCTGGCTGCACGGCTATTGCCTGGGCAACGACGACGCCAGCCTGGACCAGAAGGCCCGCTATCCCTTGCGCGAGGGCAGCATCCAGGTCCGCGCCATTCCGGGCAAGCCCGGCAACTATCAATGCGTCATCCATCTTCGGCCGCACTTCCAGCTGGATCAGGTCTTTTCGACCTTCAAGCTGGTGACCGAGCTGGCCCAAACCGGCGGCGCGGCCTGA
- the tssC gene encoding type VI secretion system contractile sheath large subunit, whose amino-acid sequence MSDAQSQGAAAGAAVAEGTGLSILDQAIAATKQTEPDRAQELLRTLTQEALAGTVTFNKNLGQTINKAIAAIDAKISKQLNAIMHHEKFQKLEGSWRGLNYLVMNSETGSTLKIRVMNCPKKDLYKDISKAVEFDQSNLFKKIYENEFGIAGGEPYGALIGDYEFTNHPDDMELLTGVSNVAAAAFAPFISAASPKLFGFEDMTELSKPRDLEKIFDSVEYTKWRSFRESDDSRFVTLTMPRVLARMPYGANTKPIEEFEYEEAPYEGGIARPMAHNDYCWMNASYALGQRLTNAFSQYGWCTAIRGAEGGGKVENLPFHTFTSDDGDSDAKCPTEIGITDRREAELSKLGFLPLCHYKNQDYAVFFGAQTTQKPKKYDRPEATANAAISARLPYIMATSRFAHYLKIMARDKIGSFMEASDCEAWLNRWILNYVNGNEAAGQEMKAKYPLAEAKVQVKEIPGKPGSYNAVAWMRPWLQMEELTTSMRMVARIPQAG is encoded by the coding sequence ATGAGCGACGCTCAGTCCCAGGGCGCGGCCGCCGGCGCCGCCGTTGCCGAAGGCACCGGCCTCTCCATCCTCGACCAGGCCATCGCCGCCACCAAGCAGACCGAGCCGGACCGTGCGCAGGAGTTGCTGCGCACCCTGACCCAGGAAGCGCTGGCCGGCACGGTCACCTTCAACAAGAACCTGGGCCAGACGATCAACAAGGCGATCGCCGCGATCGACGCCAAGATCAGCAAGCAGCTCAACGCAATCATGCACCACGAGAAGTTCCAGAAGCTGGAAGGCTCGTGGCGCGGCCTGAACTATCTGGTCATGAACTCGGAGACGGGCTCCACGCTCAAGATCCGCGTCATGAACTGCCCGAAGAAGGACCTGTACAAGGACATCTCGAAGGCGGTCGAGTTCGACCAGAGCAACCTGTTCAAGAAGATCTACGAGAACGAGTTCGGCATCGCCGGCGGCGAGCCCTACGGCGCCCTGATCGGCGACTACGAGTTCACCAACCACCCCGACGACATGGAGCTGCTGACCGGCGTCTCCAACGTCGCGGCGGCCGCCTTCGCGCCCTTCATCTCGGCCGCCAGCCCGAAGCTGTTCGGCTTCGAGGACATGACCGAGCTGTCGAAGCCGCGCGACCTCGAGAAGATCTTCGACAGCGTCGAGTACACCAAGTGGCGCAGCTTCCGTGAGAGCGACGACAGCCGCTTCGTCACGCTGACCATGCCGCGCGTGCTCGCCCGCATGCCCTACGGCGCCAACACCAAGCCGATCGAGGAGTTCGAGTACGAAGAGGCTCCGTACGAAGGCGGTATCGCCCGGCCGATGGCCCACAACGATTACTGCTGGATGAACGCCTCCTACGCGCTGGGCCAGCGCCTGACCAACGCCTTCTCGCAGTATGGCTGGTGCACGGCCATCCGCGGCGCCGAGGGCGGCGGCAAGGTGGAGAACCTGCCCTTCCACACCTTCACCTCGGACGACGGCGACAGCGACGCCAAGTGCCCGACCGAGATCGGCATCACCGATCGCCGCGAGGCCGAACTGTCGAAGCTGGGCTTCCTGCCGCTCTGCCATTACAAGAACCAGGACTACGCCGTCTTCTTCGGCGCCCAGACCACGCAGAAGCCCAAGAAGTACGACCGGCCGGAGGCGACCGCGAACGCCGCGATCTCCGCCCGCCTGCCCTACATCATGGCGACCTCGCGTTTCGCCCATTACCTGAAGATCATGGCGCGCGACAAGATCGGCTCCTTCATGGAGGCGAGCGACTGCGAGGCGTGGCTGAACCGCTGGATCCTCAACTACGTCAACGGCAACGAAGCCGCGGGCCAGGAGATGAAGGCGAAGTACCCGCTGGCCGAAGCCAAGGTGCAGGTGAAGGAGATCCCGGGCAAGCCCGGCTCCTACAACGCCGTCGCCTGGATGCGCCCGTGGCTGCAGATGGAGGAACTGACCACCTCCATGCGCATGGTCGCCCGCATCCCGCAGGCCGGCTGA
- the tssB gene encoding type VI secretion system contractile sheath small subunit — protein sequence MASIHQKLDRVRKPRVHITYDVETEGATVVKELPFVVGVLGDFSGDPTEPLKPLKDRKFIQIDRDNFNDVMARMTPGLKMKVDNTLADDGTQLSVDLAFKSMEDFEPGRVVQQVEPLRKLLETRNQLRDLLSKADRSEELEGLLERVLQNTDELAALSGELGTEKKEG from the coding sequence ATGGCGAGTATCCACCAGAAGCTGGATCGCGTGCGCAAGCCCCGCGTCCACATCACCTACGACGTCGAGACCGAAGGTGCGACCGTCGTCAAGGAGCTGCCCTTCGTCGTGGGCGTGCTCGGCGACTTCTCGGGCGATCCGACGGAGCCGCTGAAGCCCCTGAAGGACCGCAAGTTCATTCAGATCGACCGCGACAACTTCAACGACGTCATGGCCCGCATGACGCCCGGCCTGAAGATGAAGGTCGACAACACGCTCGCCGACGACGGCACCCAGCTGTCGGTCGACCTCGCCTTCAAGTCGATGGAGGATTTCGAGCCGGGCCGCGTCGTCCAGCAGGTCGAGCCGCTGCGCAAGCTGCTGGAGACCCGCAACCAGCTGCGCGACCTGCTGAGCAAGGCCGACCGCTCGGAAGAGCTGGAGGGCCTGCTGGAGCGCGTGCTGCAGAACACCGACGAGCTGGCCGCGCTGAGCGGCGAGCTCGGCACCGAGAAGAAGGAGGGTTGA
- the tssA gene encoding type VI secretion system protein TssA: protein MPTPQIFDIEELLQPVEGDSECGIDLRENASADYYTVKDARSAARAAERSMDVEDDAGGLLPEWRTILEVSPRILRTQAKDLEVTAWFIEALLRAEGYAGLRDGFALARGLVERFWDNLYPAPDEDGISTRVGPLTGLNGESADGTLIQPVRKVPLTLGDIPYSLWQYEQAIELAKITDEARRQARIDNGAVTWEQFEQSVRETPASEFKTLLEDIQGAIDEFEALGKVLYDKAGYDAPPAGNIRNVLTAALDAVNYAARDRLATLGGEEPAVEESVSASTDMVATGGGGGAVAAAGAKVQASGTVTTREEAFKVLLQVADFFRKTEPHSPISYTLEEVVRRGRMSLQELLQELITDEETRRQFFIASGAKAPPPAEQSGY from the coding sequence ATGCCGACACCGCAGATTTTCGACATCGAAGAGCTTCTGCAACCAGTAGAAGGCGATTCCGAATGCGGAATCGACCTTCGCGAGAACGCCTCGGCCGACTATTACACCGTCAAGGATGCCCGCAGCGCCGCCCGCGCCGCCGAACGCTCCATGGATGTCGAGGACGACGCCGGCGGCCTTCTGCCGGAATGGCGCACCATCCTGGAGGTCAGCCCGCGGATCCTGCGCACCCAGGCGAAGGATCTCGAGGTCACCGCCTGGTTCATCGAGGCGCTGCTGCGGGCGGAGGGTTATGCCGGCCTGCGCGACGGCTTCGCGCTCGCCCGCGGTCTGGTGGAGCGGTTCTGGGACAACCTGTATCCGGCCCCGGACGAGGACGGCATCTCCACCCGCGTCGGCCCGCTGACCGGCCTGAACGGCGAATCCGCCGACGGCACGCTGATCCAGCCGGTCCGCAAGGTGCCGCTGACCCTTGGCGACATTCCCTATTCGCTCTGGCAGTACGAACAGGCCATCGAACTGGCGAAGATCACCGACGAGGCGCGCCGGCAGGCGCGCATCGACAACGGCGCCGTCACCTGGGAGCAGTTCGAGCAGAGCGTCCGCGAGACGCCGGCATCGGAGTTCAAGACCCTGCTGGAGGACATCCAGGGCGCCATCGACGAGTTCGAGGCGCTGGGCAAGGTGCTCTACGACAAGGCCGGCTACGATGCGCCGCCGGCCGGCAACATCCGCAACGTCCTGACCGCGGCGCTCGACGCGGTGAACTATGCCGCGCGCGACCGTCTGGCGACGCTGGGCGGCGAAGAGCCCGCCGTCGAGGAGTCCGTCTCCGCGTCCACCGACATGGTCGCAACCGGCGGCGGAGGCGGCGCCGTCGCGGCGGCCGGCGCCAAGGTGCAGGCCAGCGGGACTGTGACAACGCGCGAGGAGGCATTCAAGGTCCTCTTGCAGGTCGCCGATTTCTTCCGCAAGACGGAACCCCATTCCCCCATCTCCTACACGCTGGAGGAGGTGGTCCGCCGCGGCCGCATGTCGTTGCAGGAACTCCTGCAGGAGCTCATCACCGACGAGGAAACACGGCGGCAGTTCTTCATCGCGTCCGGCGCCAAGGCGCCGCCGCCGGCAGAGCAATCAGGGTATTGA